Within the Zea mays cultivar B73 chromosome 10, Zm-B73-REFERENCE-NAM-5.0, whole genome shotgun sequence genome, the region aatcactgctcctcgaaagaggttgtcttcagccttaaacttagcctctcctcaggaggtaagttggcaggcttgccctcagcggcatgaaaacaagacattgcagttagccacaattccattttagctttccatatcaagaagtttttaccatcaaaaggatcaggctttagcacagcagcaaaacctctgacagaaaaatgcctaacattaggtttttggattgttagaaatataggcattttccgtaccattttaattccataaattaacattatgatgatgacatataatagataatcaaacatagataacatgatctcaaaaatatccataaaaatatggatcatgagaacacaaagcatatgaagcatgtaaatcatataaataaaataagtatataaacatggttcatggattattgcggaacaactggaaataaacagataacaatataaacaggatggctgtaaaattaagacagacagatataacatattataatacgatagaacaaagctacatacgacatatataatatgcagaatataaaactgtaatgaactgaattgatcataccctcccatgcgctccgaggatcctaatccttgtccaacttctcttgtcatccgatcgagacgaagacaacgacagacgttgggcagtcgcgtagacgcgctccccaaaaacctaattgccgatcccccgtgcaaggtctcgaacggcaccggcttcggaggcacctgccctctcgcttctctgtgcgcgtcacgagatggaaataccctcactcggcgtctcgcgtgtaccgagtgacatgagtgctcctctatttaacctctcacagagggaagctgaaggagaaaggtcgccgagtcacgccaagagtcggccagctctagccgagttatgccatgagtcggccagctctcgccgagtcacgccatgagtcggcagctgaaggagaagggtcactcggctggctgacgaagagacagggtcactcggctgacgtacgcggttagtgagtgctaaaaattaacacagccACACCACGCCTgcccgccacgccacgccacgccacgccacgccatgcgccgccgcgcgcgcgtgtggcacgcccttgtccatttcttgacttctcaagttaagtggaataaatcccaccatataagtcaaggcaaaagacccttggacttccaatgtggtactattgttattctccaccattacacaccatagagtttattcaacaaATGGGCCAaggccataaaagatccaacatgtTTCAGTTACTGAGCCAACATTAGCTCCATCTCAAATAATCCAAGTGTCTCCTTGCCCAGAATTAGCTAGATTCCTTTGGGGACAAGTGGTGAGTGCTGCAGGAATTGATAGATACTGACACACAGAAGGTACAAACCATTCAGAATTGGCCTACTCCAGTGTGTGTCAAAGATGTTAGGAGCTTATTGGGCATGGCGTGTTACTATAGAAGGTTTGTTCCAAACTTTGGGGTTATCAACAAACCTCTTACTATGCTGTTGAAAAAGGACACTATATTTACTTAGACTGATATGGCAGCTGAACAGTCTTTTAATGGTATAAAAACTACACCAGCGCAAACCCGAGCGAGTGAAATACCCAGGATTATTGCTCCCTCTGCCAGTGCATTTTACCTGCTTGGCAAGTAGTAAGCATGGATTCCATCTCTGGTCTTCCATCTTCTCGTCGGTATAATCATATAATGCTATTTTGTTAGTAGTAGAAAAATTATCTAAATATGCTGATTTGAGGTGATGAGGTCCTTTATGGCCACACACCTTCTCACTTTAGTATTATTGCTTTAGTCCAGGATGTGGTCAGTCCAAAATTGCAGCAGCTGGTTCAGTCTCGAACTCCCGATAGTCTATGCTTCATTAAGTTAGACTGCACTTACAACGGGCACAAAGGTAGGATGAAGAAACATGCTGATAAAGGACGGACAGAGCGTACTTTCCAAGTTGGCGACCGCGTGTTGCTGAAACTTCAACCTTACTGTCAGTATTCTGTGACTGAGCGAGTGAATCATAAGCTGGCGTTCCGGTTCTTTAGACCCTTTGCTGGCAAGGTTGTTCCTCAGATACTAATACGCTGGACCGGGTGGCCTAAGGAGTTAGCTACTTGGGAGGGATGGAGCTGTGATCGGGCAAAAGACTTACCGTTTGCTCTTGCTTGCTAGAAGGGGGTAATGTCAGTGCTCCTATCTCTCTACTACGACCACAGCGGAGGAAAGGCCAACACTGACAAGGGAAGGGAGCAGCCCAGGAGGAGAGGAGTACGTACGTAAGAGTCATCAAGCCTGTTCTATTATGTTGCAGGATCGGGCTGCTAAGAAGACGTATAAGTAACGATCTCTGGTGCGTAACAACCTGATCCTGCAACATAATACAAGAACAGGCTGGCAGCAGAGGACGAAAGAATGGCCTGACGTTCGTCGCCGCTCCTGACCCTGAGCAAATTCCCTGTTCTTCGCCTCTTCTGAACCCCGCCGCCACCAATTCCCACTCTGCGAGGGCGCTAACAAATTTACCTGTGGGCTGTCGCTAGCTACTTGCTGGTTCAGGAGGAGATAAGGTGCCGACAAATCTTCGCCGGCGATGACGGCGATTTAATTAATTAAAAAAGAAAACACTGGTATAAATCTACGGCAGGCAGTCTGAACGAGCATAGAAAACAATGCAGTTTTAAAACCGGGGACGACGATGTGAGCGCACGAGTCAACAATCGGTCTCGCCCCGATCAACGTTTGCTCAGAGGCGATCCTTTTTATATAGTAATAATGCACTGTTATTTCGCCTGCGTCGTCCTTTTTCTCGAGGGCCACGTCCACGTCTCTCTAAGAGTATCGTTTCTTGTCAACCACGGCATTCCTGTGTGACGAACGGGCATGGTTTTTGTCCACGGTGGCGGACCCTTTTCTGACTCTTCCTTATTGCCCACACCTCACCAACCCTCACGTCAGCGCAATTACTGACCCTGACCGGTGAAGGTGACAAGGAAAAAGTAGACGACGATGCAGGCAGGCTGCAACAAAGCCACACAATTAGCGGTCCACCTGCTTTTTTACATTACTTTTTTTCCCGAGATTGCTAAGAAGCATCGTCTCTCTCTCTCCGTGGGGGTGAGGTTGACACGTGTCGCGCTGGCGCATCAACTCCTTTTTCCCTAGGCCACTTCTCTGGCTACTTACTACACAGCACTGTGTTGATCGATGTCGTCGTCGCTGCCACAACATATCTCTGCCTCCGATCCGCGCTATTGGGTGCCAACGCTGACTTCGTCGCTGCTGCTGTCCCATCGTTCCCTCTCCACTAGTTCTCTAGCTAGCACCGCTGGCATCGTCGTCGCCGCAGCGTGTCTCACTCCGCCAGCTCCCTGGCCGCCCGCCACcccgattttttttattttaaccTTTTCTAAAAAATGTGCACGTTTAGACTTTTAAATGACTTAATCTCGTTTTTATTCTTTGTCCGGAGTCACATTACGTAGCGCCGAGGTAACATAGCTCGACACTATATATAGATCTTGACGCCGAGATGTGTGTCTCGCTAGGCTGACATGGCGCCGTCTCCAACGGAGCACAcacctcggcgccaagatctatgacgCCAAGCTATGTTACCTCGGTGCCATGCCCTGTGGCACCGACCAAATGATCCAAAAAATAGGATTAAGTTATTTAGGGGGTCCAAATGtggatatttttttaaaaaaggctaaaataaaaaaaaatcggCTCGCCACCGCTGCTCTCCATCAAGCAGCGGTTGTGGACTTGTGGTAATGCTCGAAAAGGCAGCCATGCCATCCACACTGCCTTCCCTCCCGTTGCCGAGTGGCCGACGATACATCCGTGCCCGCTCGAGCTAGATCTGGTGCCCTTCCTCTTGAATCGTTGACTTTCTAGATGCTTTGTCGTCTGCATGCTCTTTTGGTTGGTTGTAGCCAGTTTCCACCTCTGGGACGACCCTGTCGCACACTCGCACCTATGTCGTGTGGTAGTGGCGGCCAGGGGCGCACTTAGGTGTTGTAATAGACCACGATCAAAAATATTTCTTATATAATTTGTTAGAGCTCAAAATTAGTTTTAGTTTAGAAATTAATAGAAATAGGGTCTGATCTGATTCGATCTTTAATTTTTTTTATGTTCCCGATACGCTTAGTTCACTAGTTATTTATGTTCGTATAACCTAGCTAACTAATAGACTCTTGTTTTATGTGAGCTCTCTCTAGGTTGGCACTTTTAGTTGCTTGCTTAGGATATTTTATAAAGTTCTTGTGTGGTGGAGGGTGTAGTTGAGGCTAGACTATTTAGTTTAACTTTGTTATTGTTCTAGTTAGCCGATACGATAAGTTTTTGAAAACGACTATTTACTCCCTCTAATCAGCTTATCGTTCCTAAGTCCTAACCCACTGCACGGCCGGTGGGGACCGAGCCCTCATGCGAGCTTGCTTGGCGGTGGGGCTCACAAACCATAGCGCCATAGCACCGGCGGCCTTGCCGGCGCGGTGGTGGACTTGTGGCTAGGCCGGTGGCCTCATTGTGCCTTCCTGCGCTGCGGCAGGCCGGCAGTACGGATAGCTACTGAGTAGACACCACGCGTCTGCTATGGATACGCAACACACTCGACGTTGTCTAGTTCGTTGTGGGGCGCTTGTTGCTTGTCGCTGCTTCTGTTCTGACGTTGTTGAGCCCTTGCGTTCTGGGCGTAAGAAGCTCACCCTTGTGAATAGCGGTTGCCATTTGTAAACAACTATATTGAAAGATAGCGACATATAACTATATCTAGAGACGACAGTTACGGATATAGCATGAGAGATTCAGAGCATTTTGCTTTCGTTCACGAAGCTAGATGGTCGAATTTAGAACATCTTAACTTAAAAACAAACTCACAAAACAATACTTTATATATAAGTAGTGATCTAAATTCCATGATCACTTAGGATTGTAATTCAGATGCCAAAGCAAAACCACAACCACGCATGTGCACAAGTTCGGACGGGACGATTATTCACGGAGCTTCACTTCATCGTCACATGATGTGGCATCCCGCTGGCTGTTCCGGCTCGCACAGAAACATCGGCGGCGACGGCCCGCGGCAACAGGCACCGGAGCACGGCGGCGGCGGGTACAGGTACGGACAGAGCTTCTTCTTGAGCTCTTcctcctccttcttcttcttGGCTTCCTCCtccgccttcttctttttctcttcctcctccttcttcttcttctcctcctcctccttcttctTGTCCTTGACCTCCTCCACCACGACGATGTCGGCGCGGCAGACCTTCTTGCGCAGCAGGTTGATCATGCAGGTGATGTCGACGCTCTCCCCCACCACCTCCAGCCGGTCCTTGGCGTCGCCGGCGATCCCCACCGAGTTCACTCCTGCGTACATACACACATCGCAGAGTGAGGCGCGCGGTGTGGTGAGCATGCACTCCTGCACAAAGCCGCAAGCGTGTATATATCCATGGGTATATGTGGATGCATCGGATGTGTACCCACGAACTTGGATGCCATCTGCATGGCCTTAGACCGGTTCTTGTCGTTCGGTACGCCCAGCCTGATCACGGACTTTTGCTGCAACACAACAACGACGACGAGCCCAAGGCCCAAGCTAGCGTCAGTGAGAATTCTAAGAACTGTCCGAATCCTCAACGAGTGAGAATTGTGCTTTTTTGAACAGCACAGACACAGAGCAAGACGGAAGGCCTTGGTCGGCTACTACCTTGGACATCGCGTCGCCGGCAGCAGCCGCCGCCGCAAATGATGGTTTAATGTTTTGCGCTGCCGCCTGCCGCTGCCGGCGCAACAAGAGCAGCCTACTACCAATTAAGCCTCGCTTGCACTGTGAACGAGAGCAATTAAGGTGCGCTCCCGGGGCCCGTTTATATATACCCGCGCGCGAGCTGGCACTGGCAGCAGCATGTGGTGCCGGGAGACGATGAGTCGACGACGACGCCGCCTGCCGAACTGCGAAATAAAAAGCTGTGGAAAAGGGACGACCACACGAATCGTTGTAGGTTGTCTCCACATCACAAGTCAGGTCAATTAAACAGATATATAGCTCGTACAGTGGGTCCGCCATTTTTTCTAATAATGCAAGGATGCATCCATGATCAGGCGGCATAAATAAGATCTCGGCAGGCTATTCTGTGGATCTTTTGGTCCAGATAGGAGTAGGACTGATAAGATAAACATTTCTAGGTAGCTTTATGAATCGAAGCTGCGAAAACGGTGACAAGGGGAGGCTGGTGGATAGGAGCCTTAGGTTTTTCTCTGCAGGCATGACGTTAGAGGCCGCCTATATATCCTGATACCGCCCACGAAACGTCAAACGCAACCAGCTAAAATCACGTAGCCATAACGGATCCGTGGATCTTAGAAACTAGGTTTGTGAAGATACGGACGCAAACATAGATCAAGACGAGCGAATTTAGAAAGCAACGGCAAAAATTGGCCTGAGCCAGCACTTTTCAAACCGGTCTGAACCAGTTTTTCAGAGCACAGCTCATACAAGGACAAATGCCAAAAACTGCTCAAATGACCTCCCAAAATCATGAAAGTTGTAGAGAAGATTGTAATGCTATAAAAAAAAAGATCTCCGCCAAAAGATTAACTCAACTGGAGCATGTTGAAAAACCGGCCTATGCTGGTTTATGCTATTTTCAGCAGAATATACTCTCTAAGAAAAACTCAAACAAGCTTCAAAAGTTGTGAAACCTGGCACACACCTTAACTGACCCAAACCCAATCAGAATCCTCCAAATGGCTAAATTTAAAACTCGAACGGGAGTTTCAAAATCCCTCTCTCAAATTATTTTTTCCCAAAAATCCTTCAAATGGTGATTTCCATGTGTTCCTGAGAAACCATTAAAACCAATGGCTAGATTAGTTCCCAAGGTTTTATAACTTAAATCAACACAAAAAAAATCCACTCTAAAAAAATGACTCCATAAGGCCCAAGATAGCCCTCGAGCATGGTAGCTTCGACTTGGTGACCCCGACAAGGTCGGACCCGACCACAACAAACCCAACCGAGCTTCCCAACTTGGTCACTCCAACTAGGTCAAATCTTACCAAGTTCTCTAAACTGCTCACCCCGATCAGACCATACCCAACCATGACTCCCCGACCTGGTCACCACGACCATGTCGGATCCGACAGTGACAAACCCAACTAGAGTTCACCCCTGAACCCGTcgaggcgacacaacaccaccaccaactccgtaacATATGGCGACTGCCACTCTTCGGCTAGGCGCGCCTAGGCGCTAATCGGTGGGCTGCCGCGTAGCCTAGGGCGCTGTGCGGTGTTTAGGCGGGCGCATCGCCTAGGCGGCGCTCAGCCGCGCCTCCGCGACGACTTTGCGGCGCGCAGGCACCGAAGGCGGGCGACGGTAGCGCGCGGCGATTTTTTAGCGGAAGCGCGCAAGATTTTTAGCGGGAGCGCGCGCCGGGTCGACCTGCTCCCGCGCGGGAAAATCCACGCGCTGCTCCCGCTCGGCCTCCCTCCTCCACACGCGAACTTGGCCTCCCTGCTCATCCCCCTCCGGCTGCTCCCCCACCGACTGCTCCCCTCCCTGCTCCCCCGCCGGTGAGTTCTCCTCCCCCGccggctgctcccctccctgCTCATCCCCCTCCGCCAGCCGCTCCCCTGCTAACCGCCTCCCCTGCTTTCCTCCCCTGCTTTCCTCCTCTGCTAACTTGTCCTTCTCTGCTTTCCTACTTGTACAAGAGAAAGGATAGCCTGCGGTGTACAAGTGAAAAGATTAAGGATGTCATCAGAAACTGCAGCTGCACCTTCTGAAACTGAAGCAGCTAGAGCGAATCTCCTAAAAAGAAATTCAGATGATGTTGGATGGGAATATGGTGTTCTTGTTGATGCTAACAACAAAGACAAGGTGAAGTGTAATATCTGTGACAAGGAGATGAGGGGAGGGATTTATAGGTTGAAGGAGcatcttgcccatgttggaaagaATGTGAAGAAATGCACGTCTGCAACACCGCAGGCTCTAGAGGCTAAAGAGAAGTGCAAGAAAGCAATAGAGGCTGCAAAAAGGAAGAGGGAGGAGAAGACTGTTCGTGAGCTAGAACTTAGAGAGGAAGTGAATGTATCTAGGGTTGGAGAGGAGTCAGAAGAAGTCACTTGTGTTGGAAGCTCACAGCCTCACAAATTAGGGCCAATTGACAAATGGACACGTGCTATTGATCCTACCAAGGCTGATTCTTTCAAACAACAGTAGCTGAACAAGGAACTGTGGAAAGAAAGAGAGCATGAGGTGCACAAGTTTATTGCAAGATGGGCCTATAATCGTGGTAAATTGCTAGTATACTTGaaaaggaattaggcttacacctagttcctaaataattttggtggttgaattacccaacacaaataattggactaactagtttgctctagtgtataagttatacaggtgctaaaggttcacacttagccaataaaaagaccaagaatcgggttcaacaaaggagcaaagggataaccgaagtgtgccctggtctggcgcaccggactgtccggtgcaccaggggacttcacgctaaactcttcaccttcgggaaaattcagaggcactccgctataattcaccggactgtccggtgtacacaggacagtgtccggtgctccaaggaagagcgcctcaggaactcgtcagcttcgggaattcgctccgctataattcaccggactgtccggtgtgacaccggagcaacggctatttcgcgccaacggtcacctgcagacgcattaaatgcgcgccagagcgcgcagaagtcaggcacgcgcgatgtggcgcaccggacactctacagtacatgttcggtgcgccaccggacatccaggcgggcccagaagtcagaagctccaacggtcgaatcccaacggcctggtgacgtggctggcgcaccggacatgtccggtgtacaccggactgtccggtgcaccatgcgacagacagccccaccaaacggctagtttggtggttggggctataaatacccccaaccaccccacattcaagtcatccaagttttcacacttccaaccacttacaagagctaggcattcaatacaagacacacccgagtgatcaaatcctctcccaattccacaaaagctttagtgactagtgagagtgatttgttgtgttcttttgagctcttgcgcttggattgctttcttctttctcattcttttttagatcaatactcacttgtaaccgaggcaagagacaccaattgtgtggtggtccttgcggggaagttttgttcccggttgatttgagaaaagaaagctcactcggtccgagggaccgtttgagagagggaaggggttgaaaaagacccggcctttgtggcctcctcaacggggagtaggtttgcgagaaccgaacctcggtaaaacaaatacgcgtgtcacacttcttatttgcttgcgatttgttttttcaccctctcttgcggactcgattatatttctaacgctaacccggcttgtagttgtgattaactttgtaaatttcagtttcaccctattcaccccccctttaggcgactttcaattggtatcagagcccggtgcttcattagagcctaaccgctcgaagtgatgtcgggagatcacgccaagagggaaatggagaccggcgacaagcccatcggcgacaagcccactaaaagtcatgggaaggcttcatcggaagagtcccgcaacaaaaagaaagggaaggagaagaaagcctcttccacaagtcgcatcggagtggcgacaagaaaaagaaaatgaggaaggtggtctactacgagaccgacacctcatcaccttccacctccggctccgacgcgccctccataacttctaagcgccatgagcgcaagaagtttagtaagatccccttacactacactcgcacttctagacatactccattactttccattccattaggcaaaccgccaacctttgacggtgaagattatgctaggtggagtgatttaatgaaatttcatctaacctcactccacaaaagtatatggaatgttgttgagtttggagcacaggtaccatccgtaggggatgaggattatgatgaagacgaggtggcccaaatcgagcacttcaactcccaagcaacaacaatactcctcgcctctctaagtagggaggagtacaacaaggtgcaaggattgaagagcgccaaggaagtttgggacgtgctcaaaaccgcgcacgagggtgatgaactaaccaagatcaccaagcgggaaacgatcgagggggagctcggtcgctttcggcttcgcaaaggggaagaaccacaagacatgtacatccggctcaaaaccttggtgaaccaagtgcgcaacctcgggagcaaaaagtgggatgaccacgagatggttaaggttattcttagatcacttattttccttaaccctactcaagttcaattaattcgtggtaatcctagatacacactaatgactcccgaggaagtaatcgagaattctgtgagctttgagtacatgatcaagggctcaaagaaaatcaatgagctagatgatccctccacatccgaagcacaatcggtcgcatttaaggcgacggaggagaagaaggaggagtctacaccaagtagacaaccaatcgacgcctcaaagctcgacaacgaggaaatggcgctcgtcatcaagagcttccgccaaatcctcaaacaaaggagggggaaggactacaaaccccgctccaagaaagtgtgctacaaatgtggtaagctcggtcattttatcgcaaaatgtccattatctagtgatagtgacaggggcgacgacaagaaggggagaagaaaggaaaagaagaaatactacaagaagaagggtggcgacgctcatatatgccgcgagtgggactcggacgagggctccttcgactcctcctccgacaaggacgccgccaacatcgccatcaacaagggccttctcttccccaacgtcggccacaagtgccttatggcaaaggacggcaaaaagaaaaaggttaaatctaaatcctccactagatatgaatcctctagcgatgataatgctagtgatgaggaagataatttgcgtactctttttgccaacttaaacatacaacaaaaagagaaattaaatgaattaattagtgtcatccatgagaaggatgatctcttggactccctagaggacttcctaatcaaggaaaacaaaaagcatgttaaagttaaaaatgcttatgctctagaagttgaaaaatgtgaaaaattatctagtgagctaagcacttgccatgagaccgtagacaaccttagaaatgagaatgctaatttgttagctaaggttgattctattgcttgtaatgtttcaactcccaatcttagaaatgataatgatgatttgcttgctaagattgaagaattgaacatttctcttgctagccttagagatgaaaatgataaattgcttgctaaggctaaagattttgatgtttgcaatgctaccatttccgaccttagaactaaaaatgatatattgcatgctaaggttgtagaattaaaatcttgcaaaccctctacatctaccattgagcacacttctatttgtactagatgtagagatgttgatgttaacgctattcatgatcacatggctttaattaaacaacaaaatgatcatataacaaaactagatgctaagattgccgagcatgacttagaaaatgaaaaatttaaatttgctagaagcatgctctatagagggagacgccctggcattaaggatggcattggcttccaacagggaggcaatgtcaaaattaatgcccctcctaagaagttatctaattttgttaagggcaaggctcccatgcctcaggataacgagggttacattttgtaccctgccggct harbors:
- the LOC100283217 gene encoding ATFP4 — encoded protein: MSKQKSVIRLGVPNDKNRSKAMQMASKFVGVNSVGIAGDAKDRLEVVGESVDITCMINLLRKKVCRADIVVVEEVKDKKKEEEEKKKKEEEEKKKKAEEEAKKKKEEEELKKKLCPYLYPPPPCSGACCRGPSPPMFLCEPEQPAGCHIM